A portion of the Salmo trutta chromosome 1, fSalTru1.1, whole genome shotgun sequence genome contains these proteins:
- the LOC115188443 gene encoding tyrosine-protein phosphatase non-receptor type 14, translating to MPFRLMLRRTRRYNVLSKNYFVTRIRLLDNNVIECTLSVESTGQECLEAVAQRLELRETHYFGLWFQGKAQPQSQRWVELEKPLKKQLDKFGNEPLLFFGVMFYVPNVSRLEQEVTRYQYYLQVKKEVLDGRLHCTVEQGIRLAGLAVQADFGDFTQFLSQDFLREYVLFPVNWPHVDEVLEEWTQKVAEEHKSHCRMQLAEAELLYIKEVEKLDGFGQESFAAKDTYTNDIFIGVSFIGVFVKHRNGRSIMHHRWKDIGNIAHNKSAITVEITSKDDTIMFHTDDIELSKYIARLFTARHKFYKQNKICAEPAHSPAPIRRRPTWTHRLSLPRPQSCILQPMHSQYAEHYQDTQSSQDSIFHEDPYYKSETSLDRCPVEFGFRNGTVPNGSMYSSPSLSSLNHSQTFVQPSPISSNLSIPGSELMRPDYIPSHRHSAIIAPSYRPTPEYEAVMRQKCHMLPAHHDLHSQSLRSLNISNAYAYRQPEALVYSQPEMRERGPYPGPNPYGPQVSYSKPVNPAPHLGPGASQGPCQSACGGGGGGSSISHTVSTPELANTKQGATTGSYGATANMLRNHMSRPPPPYPSFRPATSTPDLASHRHRCMGGSSPELVTRMVQLSVKTFQPDSSAVVHQSLQEVSEPLTAAKHRSALGKRHSMEVTSSMRGGGGGGMEGMVVLKGMAAPLNRRNTLREHVMPPQPQTQPQSQPTQPQSHQPKELPVQRAPETPIPSSTAQGAGGAYQHQKTLSNATMLIHSSESEEEEEEEEEERPELDVQIPGLNEDINAQLQAALAKLPNKPPPEYPGHPRPATNAPLRSRDHSHPHHHNQGHQTQGTKDPSQAQARVLKAGQSQGGVGGGGGTLTRGDQAGMNGAVLGPSISEPDLTSVKERVRKEPVKERPVSEMFSLEDSIVEREIAQRTLERQKMSVDSIKRPLMMAALNGLYVARVPVPENPREDGAKAADERCKTLELKLEEERVFTEYEQIPKKRADCVVTTATLADNGERNRFRDVVPYEENRVELVPNKENNTGYINASHIKVMISGEEWHYIATHGPLANTSADFWQMVWEQGVNVIAMVTAEEEGGRSKSHRYWPKLGSKHNSATHGKFKVTTKFRTDSGCYATTGLKVKHLLSGQERTVWHLQYTDWPDHGCPEYVQGFLSYLEEIQSVRRHTNSMLDTSKSLNPPVVVHCSAGVGRTGVVILTELMISCLEHNERVEVPMMLSHLRQQRMLMVQTISQYKFVYQVLIQFLKNSRLI from the exons GTATCAGTACTACCTGCAGGTGAAGAAGGAGGTGCTGGATGGACGTCTCCACTGTACCGTAGAGCAGGGCATCAGACTAGCAGGCCTAGCAGTGCAAG ctGACTTTGGGGATTTCACACAGTTCCTGTCTCAGGACTTCCTTAGGGAGTACGTGCTCTTCCCAGTG AACTGGCCTCATGTAGATGAGGTGCTCGAGGAGTGGACTCAGAAGGTGGCGGAGGAACATAAGAGTCACTG tcgaATGCAGCTTGCAGAAGCAGAGTTGCTCTATATCAAGGAGGTAGAGAAGCTGGATGGCTTTGGACAGGAGAGCTTTGCTGCTAAG gacacctacaccaaTGACATCTTCATTGGTGTGTCCTTCATCGGAGTCTTCGTCAAACACAGGAACGGCAGGTCCATCATGCACCACAG aTGGAAAGACATTGGTAACATAGCGCACAACAAGTCGGCCATCACAGTAGAGATAACCAGTAAAGATGATACCATCATGTTTCACACG gatGACATAGAGCTGTCCAAGTACATCGCTCGGCTCTTCACGGCCAGACACAAGTTCTACAAACAGAACAAGATCTGTGCAGA ACCCGCCCACTCCCCTGCACCTATCAGGAGGCGCCCCACCTGGACCCACCGCCTCTCTCTG ccaCGGCCGCAGTCCTGTATCCTCCAGCCAATGCACTCCCAGTATGCAGAGCATTACCAGGACACACAGAGCTCTCAAG ACAGCATATTCCATGAAGACCCCTACTACAAGTCTGAGACTAGTCTGGACCGGTGTCCGGTCGAATTCGGCTTCCGCAATGGAACTGTTCCCAATGGCAGCATGTACAGTAGTCCCAGCCTCAGCTCCCTTAACCACTCCCAAACCTTCGTACAACcttcacccatctcctctaaccTCAGTATCCCTGGCAGCGAGCTGATGCGCCCCGACTACATCCCGAGTCATCGCCATAGTGCCATCATCGCCCCTTCCTATAGGCCCACGCCAGAGTATGAAGCTGTGATGCGCCAGAAGTGCCACATGCTCCCCGCCCACCATGACCTTCACAGCCAATCACTGAGGAGTCTCAATATTAGTAATGCCTATGCATATCGTCAGCCAGAGGCGTTGGTTTATAGCCAgccagagatgagagagaggggcccCTATCCAGGACCTAACCCTTATGGCCCTCAGGTCAGCTACAGTAAGCCTGTGAACCCTGCTCCTCACCTGGGCCCCGGAGCCAGTCAGGGCCCCTGTCAGTCTgcatgtggaggaggagggggtgggagcTCCATCTCTCACACAGTCAGCACGCCTGAACTAGCCAACACCAAACAGGGGGCCACTACAGGGAGCTACGGCGCTACGGCTAACATGCTGAGGAACCACATGTCGCGGCCGCCCCCTCCCTACCCATCCTTCCGACCCGCCACAAGTACCCCGGACCTGGCCAGCCACCGGCACCGCTGCATGGGCGGCAGCAGCCCCGAGCTGGTCACCCGCATGGTGCAGCTGTCTGTGAAGACTTTCCAGCCGGACAGCTCTGCCGTGGTGCACCAGTCTCTGCAGGAGGTTAGCGAACCGCTAACTGCGGCTAAGCACCGATCAGCCCTGGGGAAGAGACACAGCATGGAAGTGACCAGCAGCatgagggggggaggagggggaggaatggagggCATGGTGGTTCTGAAGGGGATGGCTGCCCCACTAAACAGGAGGAATACTCTCAGAGAGCACGTGATGCCACCCCAACCTCAGACCCAGCCTCAAtcacaacccacccaaccccaATCTCACCAGCCCAAAGAGCTGCCTGTGCAGAGAGCCCCAGAGACCCCCATCCCGTCCTCCACGGCGCAGGGAGCGGGCGGGGCCTACCAGCACCAGAAGACCCTCTCCAATGCCACCATGCTGATCCACAGCAGTGAgagcgaggaagaggaggaggaggaggaagaggagaggcctGAGCTGGACGTTCAGATCCCAGGTCTGAACGAGGACATTAATGCCCAGCTCCAGGCCGCCCTTGCCAAGCTCCCCAACAAGCCCCCTCCGGAGTaccccggacaccctagaccagCCACCAACGCCCCCCTCCGCTCCCGCGATCACAGCCACCCTCACCACCACAACCAGGGACACCAGACCCAGGGAACCAAGGACCCAAGCCAAGCCCAGGCCCGGGTGCTGAAAGCTGGGCAGAGTCAGGGCGGTgtagggggtggtggtggtacccTGACCCGTGGGGATCAGGCTGGGATGAATGGGGCAGTTCTGGGGCCGTCAATCTCTGAGCCAGACCTGACCAGTGTGAAGGAGAGGGTCCGGAAGGAGCCAGTCAAAGAGAGGCCAGTGTCTGAGATGTTCTCTCTAGAGGATAGCatagtggagagagagattgCACAGAGG ACGCTGGAGAGACAGAAGATGTCGGTGGACTCAATAAAGAGACCTCTGATGATGGCGGCCCTCAACGGGCTCTATGTCGCCAGGGTGCCTGTACCAGAGAACCCCCGGGAGGATGGGGCCAAGGCTGCTGATGAACGG tgtaaGACCCTAGAGTTGAagttggaggaggagagggtctTCACGGAGTACGAGCAGATCCCAAAGAAGAGGGCCGACTGCGTGGTCACCACGGCAACGCTGGCCGACAACGGCGAGCGGAACCGGTTCCGTGACGTGGTTCCGTATGAGGAGAACCGGGTGGAGCTGGTTCCCAACAAGGAGAACAACACAGGCTACATCAATGCTTCACACATCAAG gtGATGATCAGTGGGGAGGAATGGCACTATATTGCCACCCATGGACCGCTGGCCAACACCTCTGCAGACTTCTGGCAGATGGTCTGGGAGCAGGGAGTCAACGTCATCGCCATGGTTACTGCCGAGGag gagGGTGGTAGGTCAAAGAGCCACCGGTACTGGCCCAAGCTAGGCTCCAAGCACAACTCAGCCACCCACGGCAAATTCAAGGTGACCACCAAGTTCCGTACGGACTCAGGCTGCTACGCCACCACAGGGTTAAAGGTCAAACACCTGCTGTCGGGCCAGGAGCGCACCGTGTGGCACCTGCAGTACACAGACTGGCCTGACCACGGCTGCCCCGAGTACGTCCAGGGATTCCTCT cTTACCTGGAGGAGATCCAGTCAGTGAGAAGACACACTAACAGCATGCTGGACACCTCCAAGAGCCTCAACCCCCCTGTGGTGGTCCACTGTAGCGCTGGGGTGGGCCGCACTGGGGTCGTCATCCTCACCGAACTAATGATCAGCTGCCTGGAGCACAACGAG aggGTGGAGGTCCCTATGATGTTGAGTCACCTGAGGCAGCAGAGGATGCTCATGGTCCAGACCATCTCCCAGTACAAGTTTGTTTACCAGGTCCTTATCCAGTTCCTCAAAAACTCCCGTCTCATCTAA